Sequence from the Acidimicrobiales bacterium genome:
AGGGGTGTGGGCTACTGCCTGCGCCTCCCGTCGGCCGGCCCGCCGGCCGCATGACCCGGCTCGCACCGCCCTCGCTGCGCAACCGCATCAGCCTGGTGCTGGTCGTGTCGGTGACGGTGGTGCTGGCCGGCGCCAACGTCATCGTCTTCACCCTGGCCGTCCGCTTCCTCGACCGGCGCATCGACACCCAGCTCGACCGGCAGACCGAGTTCATCGAGGGCTTCCTCGTCCCCTACAGCCGGTCGCCACAGGCACCCGAGAGGCAGCGCGTGGTCGCCGACGACGAGCCCTCGGCCGGCCTCTACATGGCGGTCGTCGACCCGGGCGGGAACCTGGCCTTCGGGCTCTTCATCGCCACCGGCAGCGATTCGGCGCCGCCACCGATCCCGACCGTGCTGCCCGATGCGCCCCTCGAGACGATCGACGACGACACCACCGCCCGCGTCGACGGGCACGCCGAGCCCTTCCGGATGCGGGCGACCGGCCTCGACGACGGCACCGTGATCGTCAGCGCGGTCCAGACCACCACCACCCGGAGCGACCTGCGGCTGCTGATGCTCGCCCTGGCCGCCACCAGCGTCGCCATCCTCGCCCTGGTGGCGCTGCTGAGCCGCCGGCTCGTGGGGATGGGGCTGCGGCCGCTGGCCCGCATGGAGGCCGCCGCCCAGCGGATCGCCGACGGCGACCTCGGCCAACGGGTGGCGCCGTCGGGGCCCGAGACCGAGATCAGCCGCCTGGGAGCGTCGCTCAACCGAATGCTCGTCGAGATCGAGGACGCCTTCACCGAGCGGCAGGAATCGGAGCAGCGGCTGCGGGCGTCGCAGGCCACGCTGCGCCGGTTCGCCGCCGACGCCTCCCACGAGCTGCGCACGCCGCTGACCTCGATCCAGGGCTACGCCCAGCTGCTGCGGCGGGGGCGCATCACCGACGACGCCGAGGCGATCCGGGCCGCGGCCCGCATCGAGGACGAGGGGGCCCGACTGGCCGCGCTCGTCGACGACCTGCTGCTGCTGGCCCAGCTCGACGAGCACGCCGCGCCGGTGCACCAACCCCTCGACGTGCGCGACATCGTGGCCTCGGCGGTCGACGACCGCCGGATCATCGAGCCCGACCGCGACATCGACTACCGGGCGGAGACCCCGGCGATGGTCGAAGGCGACGCCCACCAACTCGCCCGGGTGATCACCAACCTGCTGGCCAACGCCTGCCAGCACACCCCGCCGGGGACACCGGTCGAGGTGGTCGTCGGGCAGGGCGACGACGAGGTGACGGTCGACCTCGTCGACCACGGCGAAGGGATCGCCCCCGAGGCCCGGGCGCATCTGTTCGACCGGTTCTTCCGGGCCGACAGCTCGCGGGCCCGGGCGACCGGCGGTGCCGGCCTGGGCCTGGCCATCGTGGCCAGCATCGCCGAGGCCCACGACGGCCGCTGCACCGTGCTCGACACCCCGGGCGGCGGCGCCACGTTCCGGTTCGCGCTCCCGACCCCCGACCGGCATGAGCCCCCGCCCCCGGCTCCCGAGCCGCGCGAGGCGGCGGACCCGGCCGGCGCGCGACCCGCGGCGGCGGTCGAGGAGGCGCGGCGATGAGCGGAGGGGAGCTGTCGACGGACGGCGGGGGCGGCCTGAGGTCGCTCAGCGAACGCGTCGGTAGCGGTTGACCAGAACCCCGGTGTCGGCGGTCAGGGTCGACGTCAGCTCGAAGGGGCGGGCCTCGCCATCCTCGGTGAAGATCGTCTTGCCGCCGCCGAGCACGATGGGCTCGACCACGAGGAACAACTCGTCGACCAGGTCGGCGGCCAGCAGGGCCCGGGCGACCTCGGTGCTCCCGGAGACGGACAGATGGCCATCGCCGGGCTGGTCACGGAGCTTGGCCACCTCGTCGAGCAGGTCGGCGTTGCGGATCAGCGTCGCCGGGCCCCAGGTCAGGTCGTCGTCGGTGAGCGTGTCGGACACGACGTACTTGTGCATCTTGCTCAGCAGGCTGGAGAACGGATCGTCGTCGTCGGTCAGCTCCGGCCACGCCGCCGCCGAGATCTGGTAGGTCCGTCGGCCTTGCAGCGTGGCGTCGGTCTGCTGGACCTCCTCCATGAGAGCGGTCCCCATGACCTCGGGATCGAAGTAGGGCATGGACCAGCCGCCGTGCCGGAACCCGCCCGACGTGTCCTCGTCGGCACCACCCGGGGCCTGCACCACACCGTCGAGACTGATGAACTCGCTGATGACTACTCGCACGGACCGGATGGTAGGAACCGGGATCCGCTAGGTCTTGTAAAGAAGCGACAGCGGCTGGTCCGGCGTGTCTCGTCGCAGCTGGGTGGGGGTCCGGCCGATGTAGTGGCTGAGCGATCGGCCGAGGTGGGCCTGGTCGTAGTAGCCGAGCTCCGCGATGACGTCGTCGAACGAGCGGCCCTCCTGGATCAGCACCGCAGCGTTGCGCGCGCGGTCGATCTGCCGTGCGGTGCTCCTGGTCAGCCCGGTGGCCGCGGCGAAGCGGCGCTGCTCCGTGCGCGGGGACAGGTCGGTCGAGGCGCCGCGGTGCAGGTCGGTGACCAGCCGGTCCTGCACCAGCAGGCCCTCCCGGACCAGGGCCGCGACGAACGCCTCGGCGTTGTCGTAGCTGGGTAGGTCCCACGTCGAGCCGGCCAGTTGGAAACGGCGCCCGGTCGCGTCGGGGAGGTCCGCGACGCCGTCGACCTGACGGCTCGCCGGTAGCTGCGGCAGGACGCTGCCGAGCTCGAAGTTGATGCCGAACGAAACCGTGGCGTCGGGTACCGGCGCGGCGTACGCCCGGGACTCGGGGCCGACCACGGAGACGTGCATCGCCCCGTCGGCCTCCCAGAACACCAGGTCCCAACGGGCGTAGGCGACCGCCGTCATCGCCTCGACGGTCTGCTCTCCCGTGGCGCGCCACACCCGGGTGATGTACGGCGACTCCGACGGCCGGTGCTCGACGTCCAGGCCCATGGCCGGCTCCTCTCGGTCGGCAGCAGTCTGGCACCGCGCTTCCTCCCGACACGCAACGGGGA
This genomic interval carries:
- a CDS encoding AraC family transcriptional regulator; translated protein: MGLDVEHRPSESPYITRVWRATGEQTVEAMTAVAYARWDLVFWEADGAMHVSVVGPESRAYAAPVPDATVSFGINFELGSVLPQLPASRQVDGVADLPDATGRRFQLAGSTWDLPSYDNAEAFVAALVREGLLVQDRLVTDLHRGASTDLSPRTEQRRFAAATGLTRSTARQIDRARNAAVLIQEGRSFDDVIAELGYYDQAHLGRSLSHYIGRTPTQLRRDTPDQPLSLLYKT
- a CDS encoding dihydrofolate reductase family protein; the encoded protein is MRVVISEFISLDGVVQAPGGADEDTSGGFRHGGWSMPYFDPEVMGTALMEEVQQTDATLQGRRTYQISAAAWPELTDDDDPFSSLLSKMHKYVVSDTLTDDDLTWGPATLIRNADLLDEVAKLRDQPGDGHLSVSGSTEVARALLAADLVDELFLVVEPIVLGGGKTIFTEDGEARPFELTSTLTADTGVLVNRYRRVR
- a CDS encoding HAMP domain-containing sensor histidine kinase, whose protein sequence is MTRLAPPSLRNRISLVLVVSVTVVLAGANVIVFTLAVRFLDRRIDTQLDRQTEFIEGFLVPYSRSPQAPERQRVVADDEPSAGLYMAVVDPGGNLAFGLFIATGSDSAPPPIPTVLPDAPLETIDDDTTARVDGHAEPFRMRATGLDDGTVIVSAVQTTTTRSDLRLLMLALAATSVAILALVALLSRRLVGMGLRPLARMEAAAQRIADGDLGQRVAPSGPETEISRLGASLNRMLVEIEDAFTERQESEQRLRASQATLRRFAADASHELRTPLTSIQGYAQLLRRGRITDDAEAIRAAARIEDEGARLAALVDDLLLLAQLDEHAAPVHQPLDVRDIVASAVDDRRIIEPDRDIDYRAETPAMVEGDAHQLARVITNLLANACQHTPPGTPVEVVVGQGDDEVTVDLVDHGEGIAPEARAHLFDRFFRADSSRARATGGAGLGLAIVASIAEAHDGRCTVLDTPGGGATFRFALPTPDRHEPPPPAPEPREAADPAGARPAAAVEEARR